One stretch of Mangifera indica cultivar Alphonso chromosome 9, CATAS_Mindica_2.1, whole genome shotgun sequence DNA includes these proteins:
- the LOC123225545 gene encoding uncharacterized protein LOC123225545 — protein sequence MATQMRATESEMSVLLKSETWRWIVRKTRDSKPFFFAFATVCGVVPGVIGYCVMQFTNSRNPQLETQLRQTARPDSLMMGKVNQERLAEYLGELQRKEDTNDRYVAALRGETLTRKPYVRIQPIPKENTTEADRDSKTDKAQKK from the exons atggcGACCCAAATGAGAGCAACGGAGAGCGAGATGTCTGTACTGTTGAAGAGCGAGACATGGAGGTGGATAGTGAGAAAGACAAGGGACTCAAAGCCCTTCTTTTTTGCGTTCGCCACCGTGTGCGGTGTTGTTCCAGGTGTGATCGGCTACTGCGTCATGCAGTTTACCAATTCTCGTAACCCCCAGCTCGAAACCCAACTCCGCCAGACGGCCCGCCCCGATTCCCTC ATGATGGGAAAGGTAAATCAAGAGAGACTAGCAGAGTACCTAGGGGAGCTGCAGCGGAAAGAGGATACAAATGACAGATATGTAGCTGCTTTGAGAGGAGAAACACTTACTAGAAAACCTTATGTGAGAATTCAACCAATTCCGAAGGAAAATACTACAGAAGCTGACAGGGATTCCAAAACTGACAAAGCTCAAAAGAAGTAG
- the LOC123226525 gene encoding NAC domain-containing protein 71-like, giving the protein MAPMSLPPGFRFHPTDEELVAYYLDRKITGRTIELEIIPEIDLYKHEPWDLPDKSYLPGKDMEWYFFSPRDKKYPNGSRTNRATRTGYWKATGKDRTVQSHKRSVGMKKTLVYYKGRAPHGIRTNWVMHEYRLLESLCGTASSSLKDSYALCRVFKKSIQVSKTTEQGNNNELQKETMAGVSDEQMLGDDTSGIESSHGREAEDEYFNYSNNKLPSDTSSSDFTRGTPTETVGTTDDLQAPFVSDEANSAANMYSLGVDFSSNLIQEMQMPNMYAEDLQYPCPYPPLEVEDFPQINIAETKPSKLEHLEESLIHDKYCRDYMNGTLEEIFYLCASQDNSMALPMQE; this is encoded by the exons ATGGCACCCATGAGCCTCCCTCCTGGTTTCAGGTTCCATCCTACAGACGAAGAGCTTGTTGCTTATTATCTTGATCGAAAAATTACAGGTCGCACTATTGAGCTTGAAATTATCCCAGAGATTGATCTCTACAAGCATGAACCATGGGATTTACCAG ACAAGTCATATTTGCCTGGGAAAGATATGGAGTGGTATTTTTTTAGCCCTAGGGATAAGAAATATCCAAATGGGTCAAGAACTAACCGGGCAACAAGAACCGGTTACTGGAAAGCCACCGGAAAAGACAGAACGGTGCAATCTCACAAACGGTCAGTTGGGATGAAGAAAACTTTGGTTTATTATAAAGGTAGGGCTCCCCATGGCATTCGAACTAATTGGGTCATGCATGAATATCGTTTACTTGAATCCTTGTGCGGcactgcttcttcttctttaaag GATTCTTATGCATTATGTCGCGTGTTCAAGAAATCAATACAAGTTTCTAAAACAACAGAACAAggaaataataatgaattgcAGAAGGAAACAATGGCAGGGGTCTCTGATGAGCAAATGTTAGGAGATGACACAAGTGGGATTGAAAGTTCCCACGGAAGAGAAGCCGAAGATGAATATTTCAATTACTCTAATAATAAATTGCCATCTGATACTTCTTCTTCAGATTTCACTAGAGGAACTCCCACTGAAACTGTCGGCACAACTGATGATTTACAAGCTCCATTTGTCTCTGACGAAGCCAACAGTGCAGCTAATATGTATTCACTTGGCGTCGACTTCTCTTCCAATCTAATTCAG GAAATGCAAATGCCGAATATGTATGCAGAAGACCTTCAATATCCGTGCCCTTACCCACCATTAGAAGTAGAAGACTTCCCACAAATAAACATAGCGGAGACAAAGCCATCAAAGCTTGAGCATTTGGAAGAGAGCTTGATACACGATAAATATTGTAGGGATTACATGAATGGGACACTGGAAGAGATTTTCTATTTGTGTGCTTCTCAAGACAATTCCATGGCCCTCCCCATGCAAGAATGA